Genomic segment of Xanthobacter dioxanivorans:
GGCATTTCCTTCGACGTATAGGCGAAGATGTCGGAGATGATGCGCATGGAAGACGCGGGCGGATAGATGTAGGTGTTCCGCACCATGAATTCTTTGAGGATGTCGTTCTGGATGGTGCCGGACAGCTTGGCGTGCGGCACGCCCTGTTCTTCCGCCGCCACCACGTAGAGCGCCAGCACCGGCAGGACAGCGCCGTTCATGGTCATGGACACGCTCATCTGGTCCAGCGGGATGCCGGAGAACAGGGTGCGCATGTCGTAGATGGAATCGATGGCGACCCCCGCCATGCCCACGTCGCCGGCGACGCGCGGGTGATCAGAGTCATAGCCCCGGTGGGTGGCGAGGTCGAAGGCCACCGACAGGCCCTTTTGCCCGGCCGCGAGGTTGCGCCGGTAGAAGGCGTTGGAATCCTCTGCCGTGGAGAAGCCGGCATATTGCCGGATGGTCCAGGGCTGGGTGGCATACATGGCCGCATACGGCCCGCGCAGGAACGGCGCGATGCCGGGATAGGTGTCGATATAGGACAGCCCCTCGATGTCGGCGGGGCCGTAGAGGGGCTTCACCGGGATGCCCTCGGGCGTGGTCCAGGGTTGCGCGGCGACCGAGGGCGGCACGACGTCCGGCGCGCGCCAGTCGATGTCGGCGAAATTGGGGATCCGGCTCATCTTCATTTCCCTCGAAATCGACCGCGTCTTCGCGAGTGCCCGGGTTGGTCCAGCTCAGGTCCGCCAGCTCAGCTTCTTTTGGCGAACCAGGAGCCGCTGCACTTGGGATGGGGCGAGGACCAGTCGCCCGATGCCTGATCCCCCTCGGCGAGGCCGGTGGCCGCCACCTTGTGGCTGCCGTGCTTGAGCATCATCCGAACCGCGCCGAGCTTGTTGATGCCGCCGGTGGCCGTCACCGGCCAGAAGCCCGCATAGGTGACTGTGCCACCCTTCACGGCCAGCTTGAAGTCGTAATTCTTGTTGCAATCCCCGGTCTCGGCCGAGGTGCGCACGCTCCAGGTGCCGTCGAACCGCCTGGCGTTGTCGGCATAAGCGGGGGACGCCCCGGCGCCGGCAGCGATGAACGCAATTGCAGTCAGGCCCGAAATGACTTGCGACATGGTTCTCCCCTGTCCTCAGCCCAGCCCGGCCGCCGCCTGCGCCCGCGCCAGAGTCTCCAGCGCGTCGCAGCCGGCGAAGACGAAGCCGGTCACCCCGGCCGCCGTCAGCGCCGCTTCCAGCTCCGCCGGCTTGCCGGCAAGCCAGACCGCGCCGGCGCCCGCGGCCTTCAGCGCCGAGGCAGTAGAAGCAGCTTCCGTGCCATAGACCTCGTCCGACGAGACGAGGCAGGCGAAGGGCGTTCCCGACGCCCCGAAGGCGGCGAGGAGGGCGTCGAGGTCGGCGAAGCCGTCCGGCACGGTGGCGCAGATGCCGCCGGCCTCGAAGAAGTTCTTGGCGAAGGACGCCCGCGCGGTGAAGGCTGCCACCGGCCCCAGCGCGGCGAGGAAGACGGACGGGGCCTTCGCCGCCGCCTCGGCCTTGTCGCGCAGGATCTCGAAGGGTTCGGCGATGCGGTGGGGGGCGAGCGCCCCGTCCGCCGCCGGGGACGCGGGGGCGAGGGGCGCCAGCACCTCGGGCGCCTGCTGCACCAGGATGGGGAATTCGGAGGTGCCGGTGATCGGCGCCTTGCGGCTGGCCACGTCCTTGTCGCGCCTCGCCTTCACCTCGGCGATCTCGGCCTTGAGCCAGCGGTCCTCCAGCACGTCGGCCATGCCGCCGCGCTTGTCGATGGTGCGGAACAGGTCCCAGGCCTTCTCCGCGAGGCCGTCCGTGTGCGCCTCCACCGCGCCGGCGCCGGCGCCGGGGTCGGCCACGCGGTGGACGTTGCTCTCCTCCATCAGCATCACCTGCGTGTTGCGGGCGAGGCGGCGGGCGAAGGCATCCGGCAGCCCCAGCGCCTGGGTGAAGGGCAGGACGGTGACGCTGTCCGCGCCGCCGACGCCAGCGGCGAAGGCTGCCACCGTGTTGCGCAGCAGGTTCACATAAGGATCGCGGCGGGTGAGCGAGCGCCAGGCGGTGGTGGCGTGCACCTTGAGGGGGGCGGCCTCGATGCCGCACTCGCGCTGCACCGCGCTCCACAGCAGGCGGATGGCGCGGAACTTGGCGACGGTGGCGATCTGGTTCACGTCCGCCACCAGGGCCGCCTCGATGCGCGGCGCCGCATCGGACAGGGGGATGCCGGCCTCGGCATAGGCCTTCAGATAGGCGACGGCGGTGGCGAGCACGCCCGCCAGCTCCTGCGCGTCCGAGGCGCCCGCGGCGTGATAGATGGCGCCGTCCGCCCGGGCGAACGGGCCGGAAAAGCCGCGCGCGGCGAGGATGGCCGAGCTTTCCGCGAAGCGCTTGGCCAGAAGCGGCCACGCCATGGGCAGGGTGCCGGCGGCGGCGAAGTCGCCCAGCGGGTCGAGGCCGAAGGAGACGGACAGGCCCTTGGGATCGAAGCCGCGGGCTTCCGCATGGTCGGCGAAGGCGAGGGCGTCCTCGCGGCCCTGGAAGGCGCCGCTTTCCAGCCGGGTCTCGATGAGGTCGAGGAGAATGTCCTTCAGCACCACGCCGAGGTCGGCGCCGTCCGGCAGGCCGAAGCCGTGGGCGTGGGGGGAAGGGGCGAAGACCAGGGACAGGCCGGAGGCGCCGCCGTCCAGGTCCTCCAGCGCCTGCGCGCTGGCGCCGGCGAGGTCCGGCTGGTCCACGCGGGCGCTGATGATCCACGGGGCCCCGCCGGGCGGCCGGCGACCACCGGGGCGTGCGCCTTGCGCTCGGGCAGGGCGTCGAGGGCGAGGCCCTCATAGGTGCGGGTGACGAGGCGCCGGTCATAGGGCGCGCCCTTCAGCACCCCGTCGACCAGCTTCAGCCAGTCGGCGCGGGTGACGGGGGGGAGGCCTCGGGCGATGTCCTCGGCGAAGGGCAGGGCGGTCGCATCGGTCATGTCAGGACCTCGGGACGGGGAAGGGGAGGCGGGCGCGGGGCGCGCCGCCAGACAAACGATTTCTGATGGCGCCGGCATTCACGTTCGCGCCCCCTCTCCCGCAAGGGGGGAGGGGAGGCAAACGGCTGCGTCCGCTCTGGTCTCCCGCCATCACCGCCGCTCCCGGGCCGCGAGCGCCCGCTCGCCGTCGATCATGTAGTCGCGGATGACCGGCACGTCGTCGCGCTTCTCGGAGAGGAGGAGCTGGAACACCATGTTGGAGCCGTGCAGGAAGCCCAGCTCCACGGCGGCGAGGTAGAATTCCCACATGCGGCCGAAGCGCTCGCCCATCATGGCGTCCACTTCCGCGCGCCGCGCCATGAAGTTCCGCCGCCAGGCACGGATGGTCCAGTAATAGTGCAGGCGCAGCACCTCGCAGTCGTCCACCCACAGGTGGGTGCGCTCGGTGGAGGCGAACACCTCGGACAAGGCCGGGACATAGCCGCCGGGGAAGATGTACTTGCGGATGAAGGGCGCCGTGGTGCCGGGGGGCGACATGCGGCCGATGGCATGCACCAGCGCGAAGCCGCCCTCGGCCAGCAGGTTGCGGACGGTGGTGAAGTAATCGTCGAAGTGCGAGACGCCCACATGCTCCATCATGCCGATGGAGACCACCCGGTCGAACTTGCCCTCAAGGTTGCGGTAGTCCACCTCGCGGAAGTCGATGCGGTCCGCCACGCCCGCGGCCTCGGCGAGGCGGCGGCTCTCGGCCAGCTGCTCGGGCGAGACGTTGATGGCGGTGACGTGCGCCCCGCATTCCTTCGCCATGTAGATGGCAAGGCCACCCCAGCCGGATCCGATCTCCGCCACCCGCATGCCGGGGGAGATGTTCAGCTTGGCGGCGATGTGGCGGAACTTGTTGCGCTGGGCGTCGGCCAGCGGCTCGTCCGGCTCGCGGAAATAGGCGCAGCTGTAGGCCATGGTCTCGTCCAGCCACAGCCGGTAGAAGGCGGCCGGGTGGTCGTAGTGGGAGGAGACGTTCTCCTTCGCCTTGGCCACCGGGTTCGCCTGCTGGAACCGCCGCACCGAACGCCACGCCTTGCGCAGCGCCTGCTGCACCGGATGCGCGCCGAGGCCCTTGCGGTTCACCGAGAACAGCATCAGCAGCTCGAACGCCCCGGCCCCGTCCTCGAACGAGAGGCGGCCGTCCATATAGGCTTCGGCGGCCACCAGCTCCGGATTGAAGAACAGATCCCGCTCCAGCTTCTTGTCGTGCATGCGCACGGTCACGGACGGCCCGTCCTGGCCCGAGCCGAACACATGGCGCTGCCCGTCGGCGGTGAGGACCGTGAGCTGGCCCTTCTCCACGAAGCGGTTCAGGAGGTGGGAGAGGAGGCGCATTCACAAGGCTCCGGCAGGCGCCCGCTCCCGCAGATGCGGGAGGGACGGGGAGGGGGCGGGTGTGCCGGACATTTTCACATGACGGCGCGCGAGGCCACCCTCGCGCCCAGGCCGACTGGAGCGCAAGCGAAAGGAGAGCAGACGGTTCCCCACCAAACCGTCCGTACCCCCTCTCCCCTTGCGGGAGAGGGCGGGGGTGAGGGGTATGGAGCCGTTTGACCCTGCATTTGGAACGCGGCACGGCAGCTCCCTCACCCCCGGCCCCTCTCCCGGACGAACTCGGCTGTTGCCGAGTTCGTTTCGTGAACGTCGAAGTCGGCAACAGCCGACTTCGAGGGGAGAGGGGAGGAGCGTCGTGAAGAGATGCCGCGCCGCACGCATCACGCGAATTCCAGGATCACCGCATCCACGGCGAGGCTGTCGCCGGCCTTGGCGTGGACCGCCTTGATCATGCCGTCGCGCTCGGCGCGCAGCACGTTCTCCATCTTCATGGCTTCCACGATGGCGAGGATCTCGCCGTTCTTCACTTCCTGGCCGGGCACCACGGCGATGGAGACCACGAGGCCCGGCATGGGGCAGAGCAGCTCCTTGCCGCCGCCGGCCGCTTCCTTCTTCGGCATGAGGGCGGCGAGTTCCGCCTCGCGCTCGGTGAACACCCGCGCCTGGGTGGCGATGCCGCGATGGGCCAGCGCCGCGCCGTTGGGGATGGGGCGCACCTGCACCGCCACCTGGTCGGCGTCGATGGTGCCCGCCCACACCGGCTCCCCCGGCTTCCAGGCGGAGCGCAAAAGGTGGGTGTGGCCCGCCGTGCCGTCGGCGCCGAAGACCTGCACCTTGTAGCCGCCATCCACCGGCTCCACCTCGCAGGAGGTGACGATGGTGTCGTGGCCGCCGGACAGATGCACCACCCGGCGCTTCTCGAAGGTCACCGGCACGCCGGAGACCTGGCCGGAGATCTTGCGCTTGCGGGCGTTCTGGATGTTGTCGATCACCGCCGCGACGGCGGAGAGGGTGTGCACCAGCTCGCCTTCCGGCGCGCGGGCGTGGAAGCCGTCGGGATATTCCTCGGCGATGAAGCCGGTGGAGAGCTTGCCCTCCTGCCAGCGCGGATGGGACATGAGCGCCGAGAGGAACGGGATGTTGTGGCCGATGCCGTCGATGGCGAAGGCGTCGAGCGCATCCGCCTGGGCCTCGATGGCCATGGCGCGGGTGGGCGCGTGGGTGACGAGCTTGGCGATCATGGGATCGTAGAAGATGGAGATTTCCCCGCCTTCATACACGCCGGTGTCGTTGCGCACGGTGATGGGGCCGTCCTTGCCCTCGGCCGGCGGGCGGTAGCGCACCAGGCGGCCGGTGGAGGGCAGGAAGTTGCGGTAGGGATCTTCCGCATAGATGCGGCTTTCCACCGCCCAGCCGGTGAGCTTCACATCCTCCTGGGTGAAGGTGAGGGGCTCGCCCGCCGCCACCCGGATCATCTGCTCGACGAGGTCGATGCCGGTGATCAGCTCGGTGACCGGATGCTCCACCTGCAGGCGGGTGTTCATCTCCAGGAAGTAGAAGCTCTTGTCCTGGCCGGCGACGAATTCCACCGTGCCGGCGCTGTCGTAGCCCACCGCCTTGGCGAGGGCCACGGCCTGCTCGCCCATCTTCTTGCGGGTCGCCTCGTCCAGGAGCGGCGAGGGGGCTTCCTCCACCACCTTCTGGTTGCGGCGCTGGATGGAGCATTCGCGCTCGCCCAGATAAACCACGTTGCCGTGCTTGTCGCCCAGCACCTGGATCTCGATGTGGCGCGGGTCGACGATGAACTTCTCCACGAACACGCGGTCGTCGCCGAAGGAGGACTTGGCCTCGGACTTGGCGCGGTCGAAGCCGTCCTGCACCTCGTCGCGGGAATAGGCGATGCGCATGCCCTTGCCGCCGCCGCCGGCGGAGGCCTTGATCATCACCGGATAGCCGATCTCGTCCGCGATCTTCGCCGCCTCGGTGCCGTTCTCCAGCACGCCGAGATAGCCGGGCACGGTGGAGACCTTGGCCGCGGCGGCCGCCTTCTTGGACTCGATCTTGTCGCCCATGGCCTCGATGGCATGGGGGTTGGGACCGATGAAGACGATGCCATGCTCGGCCAGCAGCGCGGGGAAGGAGGCGCGCTCGGACAGGAAGCCGTAGCCGGGATGCACCGCCTCGGCGCCCGTGAGCTTGCAGGCCTCCACGATCTTCTCGGCGATCAGGTAGGACTGGGCCGCCTGGGGCGGGCCGATATGCACCGCCTCGTCGGCCATCTCCACATGGAGGGCGTCCTTGTCGGCATCGGAATAGACGGCGACGGTCTTGATGCCCATCTTGCGCGCCGTCTTGATGACGCGGCAGGCGATCTCACCCCGGTTCGCGATCAGGATCTTCGTGAACATGGTGCGGGTTCCTTGGGCGCCATCGGCGCGGAGATAGGTGCGGTGTGGCCCGTTACCCCTTCCCCTTGCGGGAGAGGGGGCCGGAGCGAAGCGAAGGCGGGTGAGGGGTCTGCCCGGCGCCGGGTCCATCGGCGCCACACCCCTCACCCCAACCCTCTCCCGCTAGGGGAGAGGGGGAGCGTCGGTGCCGCTTGGAAGCCGGTCACACCGGCATGTTGTCGTGCTTGCGCGCGGGCTGCTCCAGCTTCTTGGTGCGCAGCATGGCGAGCGCGCGGGCAAGGCGCCGGCGGGTGGAGTGGGGCATGATCACCTCGTCCACATAGCCGCGCTCGGCCGCCACGAAGGGCGAGAGGAAGCGTTCCTCGTAATTCTTGGTCTGGGCGGCGATCTTCTCCGGGTCGCCCATGTCGGCGCGGAAGATGATCTCCACCGCCCCCTTGGCGCCCATCACCGCGATCTGCGCGGTGGGCCAGGCATAGTTCACGTCGGCGCCCACGTGCTTGGAGGCCATCACGTCATAGGCGCCGCCGAAGGCCTTGCGGGTGATGACGGTGACCAGCGGCACGGTGGCCTGCGAATAGGCGAACAGCAGCTTGGCGCCGTGCTTGATGAGGCCGCCATATTCCTGGGCGGTGCCGGGCAGGAAGCCGGGCACGTCCACGAAGGTCACGATCGGAATCTCGAAGGCGTCGCAGAAGCGCACGAAGCGGGCCGCCTTGCGGGAGGCGTCGCTGTCGAGCACGCCGGCCAGCACCATGGGCTGGTTGGCGACGAAGCCCACCGTGCGCCCCTCGATGCGGCCGAAGCCGGTGACCATGTTGCGGGCATAGGCGGCCTGGATCTCGAAGAAGTCGCCCTCGTCCACGACCTTGAGGATCAGCTCCTTGATGTCGTAGGGCTTGTTCGGGTTGTCCGGGATGAGGGTGTCGAGGCTCTCGTCGATGCGCGCGGGATCGTCGAAGGAGGGCCACTCGGGCGAGCCCTCCAGGTTGTTGGCCGGCAGGAAGTCGATGAGCCGCCGGGTCTGCAGCAGCATCTCCACGTCGTTCTCATAGGCGCCGTCGGCCACCGAGGACTTGGAGGTGTGCACCTTGGCGCCGCCCAGCTCCTCGGAAGTGACGGTCTCGTTGGTGACGGTCTTCACCACCTCCGGGCCGGTGACGAACATGTAGGACGTGTCGCGCACCATGAAGATGAAATCGGTCATGGCCGGGGAGTAGACGTCGCCGCCGGCGCATGGCCCCATGATCAGCGAGATCTGCGGAATGACCCCCGAGGCGATGACATTCCGCTTGAAGACTTCGCCGTAACCACCGAGCGCCGCCACACCTTCCTGGATGCGCGCGCCGCCGGCGTCGAACAGGCCGATGATCGGCGCCCGGGTCTTCAGCGCCATGTCCTGGATCTTGGTGATCTTGCGCGCGTGCTCCTCGGAGAGGGAGCCGCCGAACACGGTGAAGTCCTTGGCGAAGACGAAGACCTTGCGGCCGTTCACGGTGCCCCACCCGGTCACCACGCCGTCGCCGGGGACCTTCTGGTCGGCCATGCCGAAGTCCACGCAGCGGTGCTGGACGAAGGTGTCATATTCCTCGAAGGAGCCGCGGTCCAGGAGCAGCTCGATGCGCTCGCGGGCCGTGAGCTTGCCGCGCGCGTGCTGCGCCTCGATGCGGCGGACGCCGCCGCCGAGGCGCGCGATGCCGCGCCGGCTCTCGAGCTCTTCGAGGATGTCCTTCATGCCGAGCGCCCCTCTCTGGGATGGAATTGTAAACTAGAGTGTAGCGGCGGGCGGCGCGAAGGAAAGGGCGCCGAACGCACCTTCCTCCGCGCCTGCCTCCCGGCCCTGACCGGACTTGAGCCGGCTTGTTCGCTAGCAGGTGGCGTGCGACATTTGAATATGTAAAAGTTCCGTATTGTAATTTGTGAATTCTTCACAATCGCGAACCATGGCTGGGGGGAGGGCGCCATGCGCCAGAAGGTGTATGCCGGCCACGCGGTGCGGCGGCTGCGCGAGAAGCTGGGGCTGAAGCAGAGCGAGCTGGCCCAGCGCCTCGCCGTCTCGCCGTCCTACATCAACCAGATCGAGAGCAACCAGCGTCCGCTCACCGCCTCCGTCCTCATCGCCATTTCCCGCACCTTCGCGGTGGACATCACCTCGTTCGGGGCGGAGGATCTCGACCGCCTGGTGGCGGACCTGCGGGAGGTGGCCGCCGACCCGTTCTTCCGCGACCTGGACCTGGGGTTGCAGGACGTGAAGGCGGTGGCCAACCTCTCGCCCGTCTTCGCCCATGCGTTCCTGCGCATGCATGTGGCGCTCCAGCGGACGGCGGAGTGGCGCGCCTCCCTCGATGACATGCTCGCCGCCGGCGTCGCGCCGGGCGGGGACGATGCCAAGCTGATCCCCTACGAGGAGGTGCGCGACTTCTTCCATTACATTGACAATTACGTGGATGGCCTTGATCGCGCAGCGGAAAATGCCGCCCTTGCGCTCGGCGTGCTGGACGGGGCGGACCCCGCCGCGGCCTTCGCCGCGCATCTCTCCCGCCGGCACGGCGTGCAGGTGGAGGTGGACCGGCCCGACCCCGAGGCCCCCCTCTCCCGCTTCGATCCGCGGGCGCGGCGGCTCGTGCTGTCCGGCGTGCTGACGGCGCCCACGCGCGCCTTCCGCATCGCCGCCACCATCGCCCAGCTGGAGCACGCCGACCTGGTGCAGGAGACGGTGGCCTCGGGCGCCTTCCGCAGCCAGACGGCGGCGGAGATCTGCCGCCTCGCCCTGCACAATTATTTCGCCGGGGCACTGATGCTGCCCTATCGCCGCTTCCTGGAGCTGGCGCGGACGCTGCGGCACGACCTCGACCGGCTGGTGCTGGAGACCGGGGCGAGCCTGGAGCAGGTGTGCCATCGCCTCTCCACCCTGCAGCGGCCGGGGGCGAAGGGG
This window contains:
- a CDS encoding acetyl-CoA carboxylase biotin carboxylase subunit, whose amino-acid sequence is MFTKILIANRGEIACRVIKTARKMGIKTVAVYSDADKDALHVEMADEAVHIGPPQAAQSYLIAEKIVEACKLTGAEAVHPGYGFLSERASFPALLAEHGIVFIGPNPHAIEAMGDKIESKKAAAAAKVSTVPGYLGVLENGTEAAKIADEIGYPVMIKASAGGGGKGMRIAYSRDEVQDGFDRAKSEAKSSFGDDRVFVEKFIVDPRHIEIQVLGDKHGNVVYLGERECSIQRRNQKVVEEAPSPLLDEATRKKMGEQAVALAKAVGYDSAGTVEFVAGQDKSFYFLEMNTRLQVEHPVTELITGIDLVEQMIRVAAGEPLTFTQEDVKLTGWAVESRIYAEDPYRNFLPSTGRLVRYRPPAEGKDGPITVRNDTGVYEGGEISIFYDPMIAKLVTHAPTRAMAIEAQADALDAFAIDGIGHNIPFLSALMSHPRWQEGKLSTGFIAEEYPDGFHARAPEGELVHTLSAVAAVIDNIQNARKRKISGQVSGVPVTFEKRRVVHLSGGHDTIVTSCEVEPVDGGYKVQVFGADGTAGHTHLLRSAWKPGEPVWAGTIDADQVAVQVRPIPNGAALAHRGIATQARVFTEREAELAALMPKKEAAGGGKELLCPMPGLVVSIAVVPGQEVKNGEILAIVEAMKMENVLRAERDGMIKAVHAKAGDSLAVDAVILEFA
- a CDS encoding methylmalonyl-CoA mutase family protein, which produces MDQPDLAGASAQALEDLDGGASGLSLVFAPSPHAHGFGLPDGADLGVVLKDILLDLIETRLESGAFQGREDALAFADHAEARGFDPKGLSVSFGLDPLGDFAAAGTLPMAWPLLAKRFAESSAILAARGFSGPFARADGAIYHAAGASDAQELAGVLATAVAYLKAYAEAGIPLSDAAPRIEAALVADVNQIATVAKFRAIRLLWSAVQRECGIEAAPLKVHATTAWRSLTRRDPYVNLLRNTVAAFAAGVGGADSVTVLPFTQALGLPDAFARRLARNTQVMLMEESNVHRVADPGAGAGAVEAHTDGLAEKAWDLFRTIDKRGGMADVLEDRWLKAEIAEVKARRDKDVASRKAPITGTSEFPILVQQAPEVLAPLAPASPAADGALAPHRIAEPFEILRDKAEAAAKAPSVFLAALGPVAAFTARASFAKNFFEAGGICATVPDGFADLDALLAAFGASGTPFACLVSSDEVYGTEAASTASALKAAGAGAVWLAGKPAELEAALTAAGVTGFVFAGCDALETLARAQAAAGLG
- a CDS encoding SAM-dependent methyltransferase translates to MRLLSHLLNRFVEKGQLTVLTADGQRHVFGSGQDGPSVTVRMHDKKLERDLFFNPELVAAEAYMDGRLSFEDGAGAFELLMLFSVNRKGLGAHPVQQALRKAWRSVRRFQQANPVAKAKENVSSHYDHPAAFYRLWLDETMAYSCAYFREPDEPLADAQRNKFRHIAAKLNISPGMRVAEIGSGWGGLAIYMAKECGAHVTAINVSPEQLAESRRLAEAAGVADRIDFREVDYRNLEGKFDRVVSIGMMEHVGVSHFDDYFTTVRNLLAEGGFALVHAIGRMSPPGTTAPFIRKYIFPGGYVPALSEVFASTERTHLWVDDCEVLRLHYYWTIRAWRRNFMARRAEVDAMMGERFGRMWEFYLAAVELGFLHGSNMVFQLLLSEKRDDVPVIRDYMIDGERALAARERR
- a CDS encoding helix-turn-helix domain-containing protein produces the protein MRQKVYAGHAVRRLREKLGLKQSELAQRLAVSPSYINQIESNQRPLTASVLIAISRTFAVDITSFGAEDLDRLVADLREVAADPFFRDLDLGLQDVKAVANLSPVFAHAFLRMHVALQRTAEWRASLDDMLAAGVAPGGDDAKLIPYEEVRDFFHYIDNYVDGLDRAAENAALALGVLDGADPAAAFAAHLSRRHGVQVEVDRPDPEAPLSRFDPRARRLVLSGVLTAPTRAFRIAATIAQLEHADLVQETVASGAFRSQTAAEICRLALHNYFAGALMLPYRRFLELARTLRHDLDRLVLETGASLEQVCHRLSTLQRPGAKGVPFYFAKVDRAGNITKRHSATRFQFARHGGACAAWNVHEAFEMAGRTLVQVGEMPDGARYICLARAVSTPSLRHGQPSRAFAFGLGCEVSFAHDIVYADGLDLKAAPVARLGVSCRICPRRDCDLRAFPPLDREIRIDGNVRGIVPFTIS
- a CDS encoding acyl-CoA carboxylase subunit beta encodes the protein MKDILEELESRRGIARLGGGVRRIEAQHARGKLTARERIELLLDRGSFEEYDTFVQHRCVDFGMADQKVPGDGVVTGWGTVNGRKVFVFAKDFTVFGGSLSEEHARKITKIQDMALKTRAPIIGLFDAGGARIQEGVAALGGYGEVFKRNVIASGVIPQISLIMGPCAGGDVYSPAMTDFIFMVRDTSYMFVTGPEVVKTVTNETVTSEELGGAKVHTSKSSVADGAYENDVEMLLQTRRLIDFLPANNLEGSPEWPSFDDPARIDESLDTLIPDNPNKPYDIKELILKVVDEGDFFEIQAAYARNMVTGFGRIEGRTVGFVANQPMVLAGVLDSDASRKAARFVRFCDAFEIPIVTFVDVPGFLPGTAQEYGGLIKHGAKLLFAYSQATVPLVTVITRKAFGGAYDVMASKHVGADVNYAWPTAQIAVMGAKGAVEIIFRADMGDPEKIAAQTKNYEERFLSPFVAAERGYVDEVIMPHSTRRRLARALAMLRTKKLEQPARKHDNMPV